A single window of Zea mays cultivar B73 chromosome 10, Zm-B73-REFERENCE-NAM-5.0, whole genome shotgun sequence DNA harbors:
- the LOC103641109 gene encoding fatty acid desaturase 4, chloroplastic, with the protein MYTLIPRCHLQPVHRSPPPCQAATTTSSAPPSPSPSLSIRFRPDQDELRSTWPQRAWTLAGTAAILSSLSTSASLAASGSGSPAEPIAAALAAYSLADLATGVYHWFVDNYGDAATPVFGSQIAAFQGHHRYPSTITLRETCNNLHALARGAALALAPVDAALSATGAPAAAHAFVGAFTACVVLSQQFHAWAHEKRRRLPPGVEALQDAGVLVSRAQHAAHHRQPYNTNYCIVSGMWNGLLDRYKVFEALEMVVYFRTGIRPRSWGETDASWKEDTGAEAAAAAASNAGLLQTAGISSDSD; encoded by the coding sequence ATGTATACTCTGATCCCGCGCTGCCACCTCCAGCCAGTCCACCGGTCGCCGCCGCCCTGCCAGGCAGCAACGACGACGTCATCGgcgccgccgtcgccgtcgccatcaCTGTCCATCCGGTTCCGCCCCGACCAGGACGAGCTGCGGTCGACGTGGCCGCAGCGCGCGTGGACGCTGGCGGGCACGGCGGCCATCCTCTCCTCCCTGTCCACGTCCGCCTCCCTCGCGGCCTCGGGCTCCGGCTCGCCCGCGGAGCCAATCGCCGCGGCGCTGGCGGCCTACTCCCTCGCAGACCTCGCCACGGGAGTCTACCACTGGTTCGTCGACAACTACGGCGACGCCGCCACGCCCGTGTTCGGCTCCCAGATCGCCGCGTTCCAGGGCCACCACCGCTACCCGTCCACCATCACGCTGCGGGAGACATGCAACAACCTGCACGCGCTAGCGCGCGGCGCCGCGCTCGCGCTCGCCCCCGTCGACGCCGCGCTCTCCGCCACGGGCGCGCCAGCCGCCGCGCACGCGTTCGTCGGCGCCTTCACGGCGTGCGTCGTGCTGAGCCAGCAGTTCCACGCGTGGGCGCACGAGAAGCGCCGCAGGCTGCCGCCCGGCGTCGAGGCGCTGCAGGACGCCGGCGTGCTCGTGTCGCGCGCGCAGCACGCCGCGCACCACCGCCAGCCGTACAACACCAACTACTGCATCGTCAGCGGCATGTGGAACGGGCTGCTTGACAGATACAAGGTGTTCGAGGCGCTGGAGATGGTCGTCTACTTCCGCACCGGCATCCGCCCGCGGTCGTGGGGCGAAACCGACGCCTCGTGGAAGGAGGACACCGGCGCTgaagctgccgccgccgccgccagtaATGCTGGTCTGTTACAGACAGCGGGCATCAGCTCTGACTCTGACTGA